The Kosmotoga arenicorallina S304 nucleotide sequence TCTTCAATTAGCGAAGGAATCACCTCCATCGTCACTGAAGCAATTGATGCGTAAATTGGGTGAGTGTGCAGAATAAATTTCACGTCTTTTCGTGCTTTGTATATTGCCACATGAAGCTTCCATTCAGATGATGGAGCTTTTAAGCCTTCCAGTATATTCCCTTTATAATCAATAACAACGATATCTTCTTCTTTCATCTTATCGTAGGGATACCCTGAAGGAGTGATAAATATCTTTTTTCCATCCGTAATGGATACATTCCCCCATGTGCCTTTTACCAGGTCTTCATTGAGCATTTTTCTGCACGCTTTTACGATAGTGTTCTTATACTCTTTTTCCACTAAAAGACCCCCATTCATCAGATGATTTCTTTCGATACTTAGTATACATGAATGCAAAAGCCATGCAAGTTGGATTAAAAGTGAAGGGTTAAGGCATTAGGTATTATTCTTGAAAATGAATGTAACATACGACTGATTTGTTAATTGGTTTTTCACTGTATAGAAATAGCTTTCTGTATTCAGTGGGGATTTAATTATTTAAGGAGGTGGGGGTATGCGCAGAAAACTGTTGTTTTCACTTTTGATACTTGCTATACTTTTTGTTCTTGTAGGCTGTCCGGGCAGTTCTATCGATGAGCTTATTTCCAAGATGAAGTTCATCGATTATGCCTTTGCAGAAGGCGAGCCAGAAGTTCCGGCAGTCGCGCTCTATCTTGGTAGAGTCAAGAAGGATGATATTTTACAGGTTTACACACCGGTTCCTGAACCAAGATCTGGGGAGTTCATCGACAATGCAGTAATCATTTCACCCACAATAGGTGCCCCTGGATATCTTTATTATCTTGACCTTGCTCCTGGAGCTTTTTACAACCATCCCGGTAGAATAGTGGTGCTTGGTGAAGATGGAGAACCGATAATTGATGAAGAAGTTGAAGGCTGGCCTGTTCTCAATGGCCAAACACCGGAACCGCTTGTCTCTCCAATAAGTGAAGTTTATCAGAAAGCAATATTCTGGAGGAATATACGTTACAGGATTCCAGTGATAAAAATTCCGGAATGGATAATCGTCCAGAGAGTTCAGTCAGGAGCGGTTGTGGTTAATGGACTGACTCCAACACAAAATCTTTATTACGAAGCTTCACAGGCACACAATTTAATGTACAATGCTATGGTTGATTTTATGGGAGCAGAATACGTTAGGCAGGTAGAATATCCTTCTAACACCCAAAGCGATGTAGAAGCCGCTATTCAGTACCTTATTGAAACCAAGAAGGTAAATAGGCTTACATTGTATTTCATAGCACACGGAAGTTATGATTCGATGAACATAGGTGGAACATATTTAACAGCCTCTGAGCTCAAAGGCATCATTGAAAGTTACCGGAGCGTTCAGTTCTATGTGATGATCGAATCATGTCATGCAGGTAGCTGGCTTGAAGGTACTTCAAATATCGTTGACCCGCCAAACACAATCCTGGCAATTGCAACAACATCCGCTGACAAGAGTGCGTACCCAGATTGGGATCACGCTACTGGTTACACGGATGATTACAACGCGTCGACAGATGTTTATGTAGAATGGACGACTGACTTCCTTCAAATGATGTCATATTACACCGGTTCTGGCTGGTCATCTGTGACGAGTTATGCCTCAACTCATGGTATAGCAAATGAAGCTGCATTGTACGATTTGTGCTTCCTGGCAATAAAGGGTGGATCACCTCCTGGTTCATCCTACACATTTACAGAAAGAGTAGGCATCCAGGAGCCACGAATTTACAGAAGCTATTGATTTTTTCCGAAAACCAGCCCTTCAAGGGCTGGTTTTTTTATGAAAAGCCCATTATTCATTTGTTCTCACTTATTATGCATTTAAATGAAATCTCTCAGCTTTTTGTGGTGAGTGCGCTAAAATGTGTTATTATATGTATATATGAACATAAAAGTATTTATAAAAGGATGATGATATGAAATTCGAAAAACTCTTTTCAAATATCAAAATAGGCCCTCTTACTTTGAAAAATAGGATTGTCTTTCCTCCAATTTCAACTAATCTTGCTTCAATAACTGGAGAAGTAACGGACGAATTCATAGCTCATTACAGCCGAAGAGCAAAAGGGGGTGCGGCGTTAATCACTGTTGAAAACGCTTGCATCGATTTTCCATCGGCAATGATGGGAGCTACCTAGCCGAGGTTTGATGACGTGGTGTTTGTTCCTGGTTTGAGCAGATTAGTCGAGGAAATTCACAAATACGGTTCTTTGGCATTTGTTGAATTAACTCACCCGGGATTATTTGGAAAAGAACTACCTGTAATTGCACCATCAGTTGTCGATATAAGGCCTGACAGCACAAAACCACATTCGTTAACCAGCGAAGAAATTGAAGAAGTGGCTTTAAAATTTGCAAAAGCTGCGTTAATTGCAAAAAGTGCTGGCTTCGACGGCGTAGAAATTGAAGCAGCTCACGGACTTTTGGTTAATCAGTTTCTTTCGCCTATTGCAAATAAGAGAACGGATGAATATGGCGGTGCTTTGGAAAATAGAACGAGATTTGCCAAGTTGCTGATTGATAAAATAAAGGAATTTTGTGGACAGGATTACCCCGTTACGGCGAGGGTCG carries:
- a CDS encoding class II aldolase/adducin family protein, whose protein sequence is MEKEYKNTIVKACRKMLNEDLVKGTWGNVSITDGKKIFITPSGYPYDKMKEEDIVVIDYKGNILEGLKAPSSEWKLHVAIYKARKDVKFILHTHPIYASIASVTMEVIPSLIEDSAMICGPEIKVAKYADPGSWELAENAVKALGNNSAVILRNHGLVNVGESFNEAFVSAKVTEKNIQVYLEALKLNREIFYIPEKNMKELREKYLKFYRQ